Genomic DNA from Pseudomonas fluorescens:
CGGCCTGGTAGCTGGGCAGCATGGCCACGCCGGCACCGGCTATCGTTGCCTGAAGCAATGTGCTGGCTTCGTTGGCGCTGATATTACCTTGCACCGGCACCGAGACCTGCTCGCCGTCCTGCTCGAAATGCCACAGGCTCTTGCCGACGTAGGAGTGGGTCAGGCAGTTGTGTCGGCTCAGGTCTTCCACTCGCAGCGGTGTCGAGTGCTCGCGCAGATACTGTGGCGAGGCGCAGATCACCGAGCGGCAGACCGTGAGGCGACGGGCAATCAGGTTCGGGTCCAGGTCGTTGCTCATGCGGATCGCCAAGTCGATGCGCTCATCCACCAGGTTCACGGTGCGGTCGAGCATCTGCAGGTCGACGCTCACCCCTGGGTAGCGCTTGACGTATTCGGCCATGGCGCTCGCCAGTTGGGCCTGGCCGAACGAGGTACTGGCACTGATGCGCAACATGCCCCGTGGCGCATCGTCCGGGGTGCTGACGGCGGCTTGCATTTCGCCGGACAGTTCCAGCATCTGCCGGCACCGCGGCAGGATCTCGGAGCCTGCGGCCGTCAGGCTCAGCTTGCGGGTGGTGCGGTGCATCAGCCGGGCACCGACCCAATCCTCCAGCTCCGCCAGATACCGCGACACCACCGGCCGCGACAGGTCCAGATGCTCGGCCGCCGCCGACTGACTGCCCAGGTCCACCACCGTGACGAACACCCGCATTGCTTGTAGACGATCCATGATCTGCCCGATTTCAGAAACAAACTATGTTGGATCATCGCATTTTTTGAAATGAATCAGGTCACTAAGCTTCGTCTCATTCCCTTCGGGCTTTTGGACAATGGAGCACCCATGACCGCATTCACCCCACTCAAGCGCCTGTTGCTGGCGACCGCCTCGCTGGCGTTCGCCGCACACACCTGGGCTGCGGACCTGACGTTGGACGTCTACAACCCAGGGGCGGCAGCGATTTTTCCGGTGACCTCGGTATTGGTCAGCGGCGAGAGGGAGGCGATCCTGGTAGACGCCCAGTTCGGCAAGTCCCAAGCCGTGCAGGTCGTGGAAAAGATCCGCGCCAGCGGCAAACAACTGACCACGATCTACATCAGCCATGGCGATCCAGACTACTATTTTGGTCTGGAAACCCTGGTTGCCGCGTTTCCTGAGGCCAAGGTGCTGGCGTCCGCACCGACTGTCGAGCACATCACGCAGACCATGGATGGCAAGCTGAAATATTGGGGGCCGATCCTGAAGACCGATGCCCCGGCCAAAGCCATCGTGCCCCAGGTGCTCAAGGGCGACAGCCTGACCCTGGAAGGCCAGCGCTTGCAGGTCGTCGGCCTCGATGGCCCACAGCCGGACCGCAGTTTCGTGTGGATTCCGTCGATCAAGGCGGTGGTTGGTGGTGTCGTGGTGGCCGAGAACATTCATGTGTGGATGGCTGACACCCAGACGCCGCAGTCTCACAAGGATTGGCTGGCGACCCTCGCCAACATTGAAAAACTGCAACCGGGTACGGTGATTCCAGGTCACTACTTGGGTGACAGCGCCCGTTCCCTGGCCCCGGTGCGCTTCACTGCCGATTACATCAGGGCTTTCGACGAAGAAACCGCCAAGGCCAAGGATTCCGCCGCGCTGATCCGTGCCATGAAACTACGCTATCCGGACCTGGGTGAAGACAGCTCCCTGGAACTCAGCGCCAAGGTTGCCAAGGGCGAAATGAGGTGGTGAACCACAGTTTGTAATGCGAGCACACAGTTGTGGCGAGGGGATTTATCCCCGTTGGACCGCGAAGCGGTCCTGAGAAGGCTGATCAAGTTACATCAGGCCTGCTGCATGTGATGCATTAGGGGACTGCTTCGCAGTCCAGCGGGGATAAATCCCCTCGCCACAAGAGCATGTATTCAACATCGCTAATCACTGGAGAACACCATGAGCAAAATCGCAATCATCGGAGCCACTGGTCGCGCCGGCAGCCAATTGCTGGAAGAAGCCCTGCGCCGTGGTCACAGCGTGACGGCCATTGCCCGCAACACCGCGAAAATCGGTGAAAGGGCTGGTGTGGTCAGCAAGCAACTGGATGTATTGGACAGCGAGGCGTTGACGGCGGCGGTGACCGATCACGATGTGGTGATCAGCGCGACCCACTTTGCCACCGTGCCGGCAGACAAGGTCATCGCGCCGCTGAAAGCCGCTGGGGTCAAGCGTTTGCTGGTCGTCGGTGGGGCGGGTTCGTTGTTGCTGCCGGATAACAGCCGTGTGATCGATAGCGATGGCTTCCCGGAGGAATACCTGGCCGAAGCCAGTGCCGGAGCATTGTTCCTGGACGTACTGTGCCAGGAGCAGGACCTGGACTGGACCTTCCTTTCGCCTTCGGCGGAGTTCGTCGAAACCGAGCGCACGGAGCAGTTCCGTCTCGGCAAGGATCACTTGCTGTTCGACGCCGCCGGCCGCAGTTGGATCAGCTTTGCCGACTACGCCATCGCGATGATCGATGAAGTGGAAACACCGCAGTTTTCGCGCACACGGTTTACCGTCGGGTATTGATCGGGCGCTTTCGCGAGCAGGGTGGCTCCCACATGGGGGCCACAGTTTATTTAGCCATGGACTCTCACCCAGACGCTGACCAGCACCGTCGCGGCCATCAACCACGCCACCGCCGCCACGGCCAGGGACGCCTCCAGGCGCATGCGGTCGACCATCACATACAGCGTCACCAGGTAGACAAAGTACGGAATGATCGACCACATCCCAAACACGATGGTGGTCTTCAGGTCATCCACCGAACGGCCCTTGCCGACGATGTAATGGGCAATCAGGGCGAAGGTCGGGAACAGTGGCACGAGCCCGGCGATGTAATAGTTCCTGGTCTTGGCCAGCATTGCCAGGATGACCACCACCGCTGCACCGAGCGCTGCCTTGAAAATCAGATCCACAGGTTTCCCGCCCAGTTGATTAATGGCTCAAGCCATATTTTTTGACTTTGTCGAACAGCGTGGTCTTGGCCATGCCCAGCTCCTGGCTGGCCTGGGTCAGGTTGCCGCCGCTGCGTTGCAGGGCGTCCACCAGCAGGTTGCGCTCGAAGGCTTCGACTGCTTCGGCGAAAGCCAGGCCCTGGTTGCCGCCGCTGGCACCGGAGCGCTTGAACGCCGGCAGGCCCAGGGCGTAACGCTCGGCGACGTTGCGCAGTTCGCGTACGTTGCCCGGCCAGTCGTGGCTCATCAGGTTCGACAGGGTCTGGTTGTCCAGCTCCGGCACCGTGCGGTCGAAGCGCAGGGACGACTGCTGGAGAAAATGCTCGAACAGTTGCAGGATGTCTTCGCGTCGCTCGCGCAAGGGCGGCAGTTCCAGGGTCACCACGTTGAGGCGGTAATACAAGTCGCTGCGGAACTGCCCGGTCCGGCCCATTTCGTCCAGGTCGGACTTGGTGGCGGCGATCACCCGGCAATCCACGGCCACGCTCTGGTTCGAACCCAGGCGCTCTAGGGTGCGTTCCTGCAACACGCGCAGCAACTTGATCTGCAACGGCAGGGGCATGCTTTCCACTTCGTCGAGAAACAACGTGCCGCCATCGGCGTGCTCGATCTTGCCGATCCGGCGTTTGCCGGCACCGGTAAAGGCATTGGCCTCGTGGCCGAAAATCTCGCTTTCGAACAGGTTCTCTGGCAGGCCGCCGCAGTTCAGTGCGACGAACTGCTTGTCGTGGCGTCGGCTGAAGTCATGCAGGCAACGGGCGACCAATTCCTTGCCAGTACCGGTTTCACCTTCGATCAGCACGTTGGCCGAGGTGTCGGCGACGTTGGCGATCAGCGCGCGCAGGTGCTGCATGGCGGGCGAGCGGCCGATGATCCGGCCTTCCAGGGAATCGCGTTCGGCCAATTGCCGACGCAGCGACGACACTTCCCGGGCGAGGCTGCGCTGCTCCAGGGCACGGCGGGCGACGTCCACCAGGCGTTCAGGGGAGAAGGGCTTCTCCATGAAGTCATAGGCACCTTTTTGCATGGCGCCGACGGCCATGGAGATGTCGCCGTGGCCAGTGATCAGCACCACCGGCAAGCTGCGGTCCCGCGCCTTGAGTCGGGTCAGCAGTTCCAGGCCATCGATGCCCGGCAGGCGAATGTCGCTGATGACGATGCCGGCAAAGTTATCGTCGACGCGCTCCAGGGCCTCTTCGGCGCTGCCCACGCCGATGCAGGGAATGTCTTCCAGGGTCAGTGCCTGCTTGCAGCCCAGCAGGACATGGGGGTCGTCTTCGACGATCAATACGCTCAGGTCGTTGTTCATAGCGGCTCGGCAGGTAAAAGGCTTACCAACGGTAAACTGAGGACAAACGTGGTTCCACTGCCCTCGACCGGGTGTTCGACGCCCAGGTAGCCACCCGTGGCGGCGGCCAGGCTGGCGGAAAGCGTCAGGCCCAGGCCCAGGCCTTGTTCGCCGGGTTTGGTGGTGAAGAAGGGTTCGAACAGATGCTTGCGTGCTTCTGGGTCAATGCCATGGCCGTTATCCCGCACGCGCAGGCGATACTTGCCATCGCCGGCCTGGCCTTCGAGCCAGAGCTGTGGTTCGGGTTGCGTCTGCATGGCGTCCAGGGCATTGCCGATCAGGTTCACCAGGATCTGCTCCAGGCGCGTCTGGTCAATTTGCACCTGGACGTCGTCGAAGCTGGAATGAATCTGGATGTTCAAGCTTTCAAGACGAGCGCCCAGCAGTTGCAGCGCGGCCTCGACTCCATTGCCGAGGCTGGCCTGGCCCTGGTCGTCCCCACGCCGGGCAAAGGAGCGCAGGCTGGCGGTGATCCGGCCCATGCGGTCGATCAAATCGTTGATGGTCTTGAGGTTGGCGCTGGCGATATCCAGCTGGCCGCGTTCCAGGAAGCGCACGGTGTTGCCGGACAAGGTGCGCAGTGCCGCCAGCGGCTGGTTGAGTTCGTGGGCGATGCTGGTGGACATCTGGCCGATGGCAGCCAGTTTTCCGGCCTGGACCAATTCGTCCTGGGCCCGGCGCAAGGTCTCTTCGGCCTGTCGCCGCTCGCGGATCTGGCCCTTGAGTCGTTCGTTGCTGGCGCGCAGGTCGGTGGTGCGTTCGGTAATCCGACGCTCGAGCTGGTTGTTGGCTTGCTGCAAGGCTTCCCGGGCTGCGAGACGGGTGGCGATGACCTTGCGCCGTTCGTTCCAGGCGATCAACAGGAATGCCACCAGGGCGAAGGCCACGGCCACCAGGATGCCTTGGTTGATCGCCTGGCGACGCAGGTCTTCAAGTGGGGTCAGCAGGGTGAAATTCCATGGTGTATCGCTCAAGGGCCGGGTCTGCGACAAGTAGCTGATGGCGCGCTCGTCGGACACCAGTTCGCTGTTGGCCGGGAATGTCAGCTTCTCCATGCCTTCGGCTAGGCGTTCCCGGGCCAGGGGCACCAGTTCATTGAGCGGGAACCAGTAGTACTGCAGGCTGCGGGCCAGGCGTTCCTTGGTGTCGTCGCTCAGGGGGCGAACCGACTTGAGCCGTCGCGCCGGGTCGCTGGACAGGATAATGATGCCGTTCTCATCACTGACGAACGCCTCCAGCCGCGCACGCTGCCAGCGTTCCTCAAGGGCTTCGAGGCGTACCTTGACCACGGCGACGCCGATGATCTTGCCTTGTTGTTCCAGGCCATGGGCCAGGTAGTAGCCGGGTTCGCCGTTGGTACTGCCGATTCCGTAGAAGCGCCCCGGCTGGCCGCGCACGGCATTCTGGAAGTAGGCACGGAAGGACAGGTCTTCGCCCAGGTAACTGTCGACATCGCGCCAGTTGCTGGTGGCCATCACCCGGCCGGTGGTGTCCATCACGTAGATGGCCCGGCTGCGGCTGCGACGGTTCAGGCCTTCGAGGTATTCATTGACGATCTTGCGGTGCTCGGGTGTCGGGTCGTCGAGCAGTTGCGAGACACTTGACTCAAGCTCCAGCAGGCTGGGCAGGTAGGTGTACTTGCTGATCTCGCTCTCGACCGCACGGGCGTGCAGTTCCAACTGGCGCTCGCCATTCTCGGCGAGGCCACGTACGCCATAGTGCTCGCTGATCCAGAAGCCGAGGTAACCCAGGCCGATCATCAGGGCAATGACCAGTGGCGGCAGGAACAGATGGCGGATCAGGCGGGGTTTCACGGCGAGTGATGGCGGCGCGGCGCGATAGAGGGTGGGGTCGCATTTCATCACAGAAGCCTTGGGTCAACCAGTGTGGCGGCGGCCGCCCTTCGAACCCGGTCCGGTGGCGAGGGAGCTTGCTCCCGCTCGGCTGCGAAGCAGTCGCATAATCGGCTCATGCAGTATGCCAGGTACACCGCATTCGCCGGTTTTGGGGTCGCTGCGCGACCCAGCGGGAGCAAGCTCCCTCGCCACAGGAGCCGCTCCAAAGGACGTGGCGCTTAGTGCTGCAGGATTTTCTCGAGGAAATGCTGCGCGCGTTCGGAACGGGCGCTGATGTCGCCGAAGAACTCTTCTTTCTTGCAGTCTTCGATGATCTGGCCCTGGTCCATGAATATCACCCGGTTCGCCACTTTGCGGGCGAAGCCCATTTCGTGGGTCACGCACATCATGGTCATGCCTTCGTGGGCCAGTTGCACCATCACGTCGAGCACTTCGTTGACCATTTCCGGGTCGAGAGCCGAGGTCGGCTCGTCGAACAGCATTACCACCGGGTCCATCGCCAGGGCACGGGCAATCGCCACGCGCTGCTGCTGACCGCCGGAGAGCTGGCCCGGGTGCTTGTGGGCGTGGGCCGAGAGGCCGACCCGCTCAAGCAGTTGCAAGCCTTTCTTGGTGGCCTCTTCCTTGCTGCGGCCCAGCACCTTGATCTGCGCGATGGTCAGGTTTTCGGTGATGGTCAGGTGCGGGAACAGTTCGAAATGCTGGAACACCATGCCCACGCGCGAGCGCAGTTTCGGCAGGTTGGTCTTCGGGTCGGCGATGGACGTGCCATCGACCACGATGTCGCCTTTCTGGAACGGTTCCAGGGCGTTCACGCATTTGATCAGCGTGGATTTGCCGGAACCGGACGGCCCGCACACCACCACCACCTCACCTTTGCTGACCTCGGTGCTGCAATTGGTCAGTACCTGGAAGTCCCCATACCACTTGTTGATGTTCTTGATAGAGATCATACGGCGAACCTTTTTTGCAGACGCTTGACCAGCTGCGAGGCGGCAAAGCTGACGGTGAAGTACACGAGACCTGCGATGATCAGGAACTCATTGGAGCGGCCGATGATGTCGCCACTGGCCCGCGAAGCATTGAGGAAGTCCACCAGGCCGACCGTGTAGACCAACGAGGTGTCCTGAAACAGGATGATGCTTTGTTGCAACAGCAGCGGGGTCATCTTGCGAAACGCCTGGGGCAGGATGATCAGGCGCATGGTCTGGCCGTAATTCATCCCCAGTGCCTGGGCGGCCCCCATCTGGCCCTTGGGAATCGACTGCACGCCAGCCCGGACGATTTCGCAGAAGTACGCCGCTTCGAACATCATGAACGCCACGATGCAGGAACCGAATGCCCCGATCGGCGTATCTTCGCCGGTGATCCAGCGCAGCACGAACGGTACCGCCAGGTAGAACCAGGTGATCACCAGCAGCAGCGGGATCGAGCGGAAATAGTTGACGTAGGCGCCAGCGATATTGGAGACCAGCTTGTTATGGGACAGGCGCATCAGCGCCAGGATCGTGCCGAGGATGATCCCGCCGACCACGCCCAAGGCCATCAGCTTGAGGGTCATCACCATGCCGTTCCACAAACCGGGAATGGCCGGGATGATGCCAGTGAAGTCGAATTCCATTATTTACCCCCCACGGAGATCAGGCCGGGCACCGCGACTTTCTTCTCGACCATGCGCATGAGCAGCATCAGGCTCATGTTCAGGGTGAAATAGATCAGCGTGGCCAGGGTAAAGGCTTCGAACAGGTTGGCGGAGAACTCGGCGGTCTGCTTGGTCTGCGCGAGCAACTCCATCAGGCCGATCAGCGAGGCCACGGAGGAGTTCTTGAAGACGTTGAGGAATTCCGAGGTAAGCGGCGGAATGATGATCCGGTAGGCCTGGGGCAGCAGCACGTTCCAGTAGATCTGCGGCAGCTTGAAGCCCATGGCACGGGCGGCGGATTCCTGGCCGCGCGGCAGCGCCTGGATACCGGTACGCACCTGTTCGCAAACACGGGCGGCGGTGAACAGGCCCAGGCACACGACGACGCTCAGGTAGGCCGAGGTGGTTGGGTTCAGGTCCTGCTTGTACCACTCCTGCATATCGGCGGGCAGCAGGTCCGGCACCAGGAAGTACCAGATGAACAGCTGAACCAGCAGCGGCACATTACGGAAAAGCTCCACATAGCACGTGGCGATACCCGATACGAGCCGGTTCGGCACGGTACGCATGACGCCTAGTATCGAGCCGAGCAGCAGGGCGATGATCCAGGCTACGATGGCGATGGCGATGGTCCAGCCCAAGCCGGACACGTACCAGTCGAGATAGGTCTCGCTGCCCACGCCGGTAGACTTGAAGAACACGCCCCAGTCCCAGTTGTAATTCATTAGGGTCTCCCCTCAGATCGTTCGATGTACAAATGCCCGCCTGGGGAAACTCCGTTCCCGCCCGACTTGTAGGCCAGGCACACGCGATCGGCTCGACAGCCACCGGTTCGAGTGTTTCCAGATTTGCCAGCAGGGAGTGACCATCCCCTGAAAGGGCCGGGCCCTTTCAGGGGATAAGGTTAGTCAGAAATCAGGATTTCTTGTCGTCAGCCGCTTTATCGGTCGGCTTGGCGATCAGTGCCTTGAGTTCGTCGCTCATCGGGAAGTTCAGGTTCAGGCCTTTTGGCGGGATAGGTTGCATGAACCATTTTTCGTAGATCTTGTTGATCTCGCCCGAAGCGTAGGTGGCCTTGATGGCGTCATCGACAGCCTTTTTGAACGGCTCGTCGCCCTTGCGCATCATGCAGCCATAGATTTCGTAGGACTGTGGGGTGCCGGTCACGGCCCAGTCATCGGCTTTCTTGGCCTTGGCGGCTTCGCCAGCCAGCAGGGCGTCGTCCATCATGAACGCGACGGCACGACCCGATTCCAGCATCTGGAAGGATTCGCCATGGTCCTTGGCGGAGATGACGTTCATGCCCATCTGCTTGTCGGCGTTCATCGCCTTGAGGATGCGCTCGGACGTGGTGCCGGCGGTGGTCACGACGTTCTTGCCCTTGAGGTCATCGAAATCCTTGTACTTGGAATCTTTCTTGGAGAGCAGCTTGGTGCCGATCTCGAAAATGCCAACGGAGAAGTCAACCTGCTGCTGACGCTCGACGTTGTTGGTGGTGGAGCCGCATTCCAGGTCCACGGTGCCGTTCTGCACCAGTGGGATACGGGTTTGCGAGGTGACCAGGTTGTATTTGATCTGCAGGTTGGGCAGGTCCAAGTCTTTTTTCAGTGCTTCGACGACTTTCATCTGGATATCGTGGGAGTAGCCAACCGGTTTGCCGGAAGCGTCCGCGATGTAGGAAAACGGAATGGAAGCGTCGCGATGGCCAAGCGTGATAACGCCGGACTCTTTGATCTTTTTCAGCGTGCCGGTCAGTTCGGCTGCGAAAACCGGGGTGCTGATCAGAGCGGCAGCCATGGCTGCGCCCAGGAGATGGGGAACGATACGCATCGATGTTTCCTCGACATTGTTTTTTTTATTTCGGCCGGTTTGTCGGCCCTGAGTACTTCGAAGTGCCTGGCAGCTCCTGTTGTGTTGGCGTACAGGCATTCGTCTCCAGAAGTGTAGAGCATGACTCGTGCCAGGCCAGGGCTGTCTGTTTAACTTGTTGTTTTATATGGTAATTAATGTTTTGTTTCAGGTTTATGCGGGCTGCTTTATCCGGTTAGCCGAACTGACGGGCGGGTCATGTTCGGAAAACCGAATGGCTTGAGCCCGTCTCGATCCATTGTGGGAGCGAGCATGCTCGCGATAGCGGTGTGGCGGTCCCATACAGGGTTGAATGTGCTGGCCTCATCGCGAGCAAGCTCGCTTGTATGTTTAGACTTGAAAGGGTGGGCGGAGGTGGATGCCACATAGCAAAAAGCCCCTGAATCGCTGGATTCAGGGGCTTTGGGTTTTGCGGGATATCCGTCAGGCCGCTTCGATCTTGCGGCGGTTGTGCTCGACCTTGTCCAGGTACTGCTGCAGTTTCTCCTGCTCGACCGGGGTGGTGAACAAGCCCAGCTTGCTGCGGCGCCACAGGATGTCCTGGGCATCGACGGCCCACTCGTCGCTGCACAGGTAGTCGACTTCGCGCGTATAGAGGCCGGCGCCGATGTGCTCACCCAAGTCGCCCAGGTTGTGCACGCCTTCGAGCATGCGCCAGGTGCGGCTGCCGTAGGTCGTGGCCCAGCGGCGTGCGATGTCGGTTGGCAGCCAGTCGAACTTGTCGCGGATCGCCGAGCACAGCGCCTGCGGGGTGGTCATGTTTTCGCCGCCGGGGAGGGCCTCTACGGCGGTCCAGCCCGGACGCATTTGCGTGAAATACGGGGCCAGTTGTGCCATCGCCGATTCGGCCAACTTGCGATAGGTGGTCAGCTTGCCGCCGAACACCGACAGCAAGGGGGCTTCTTCACCGCCACCCGACAGCGCCAGGGTGTAGTCGCGGGTCACGGCCGATGGGTTGTCGGATTCGTCGTTACACAGTGGGCGTACACCGGAATAGCTGTGCAGGATATCGTCGCGGCTGATCTGCTTCTTGAAGTGGGCGTTGACCACCTTCAACAGGTAATCGGTTTCACCCTCGGTGATCG
This window encodes:
- a CDS encoding sigma-54-dependent transcriptional regulator — its product is MNNDLSVLIVEDDPHVLLGCKQALTLEDIPCIGVGSAEEALERVDDNFAGIVISDIRLPGIDGLELLTRLKARDRSLPVVLITGHGDISMAVGAMQKGAYDFMEKPFSPERLVDVARRALEQRSLAREVSSLRRQLAERDSLEGRIIGRSPAMQHLRALIANVADTSANVLIEGETGTGKELVARCLHDFSRRHDKQFVALNCGGLPENLFESEIFGHEANAFTGAGKRRIGKIEHADGGTLFLDEVESMPLPLQIKLLRVLQERTLERLGSNQSVAVDCRVIAATKSDLDEMGRTGQFRSDLYYRLNVVTLELPPLRERREDILQLFEHFLQQSSLRFDRTVPELDNQTLSNLMSHDWPGNVRELRNVAERYALGLPAFKRSGASGGNQGLAFAEAVEAFERNLLVDALQRSGGNLTQASQELGMAKTTLFDKVKKYGLSH
- a CDS encoding LysR family transcriptional regulator, translating into MDRLQAMRVFVTVVDLGSQSAAAEHLDLSRPVVSRYLAELEDWVGARLMHRTTRKLSLTAAGSEILPRCRQMLELSGEMQAAVSTPDDAPRGMLRISASTSFGQAQLASAMAEYVKRYPGVSVDLQMLDRTVNLVDERIDLAIRMSNDLDPNLIARRLTVCRSVICASPQYLREHSTPLRVEDLSRHNCLTHSYVGKSLWHFEQDGEQVSVPVQGNISANEASTLLQATIAGAGVAMLPSYQAGAHIKNGELIRLLPHAAPRRMNMYAVYASRKHMPSALRSLLDFLVQKFPEVPEWDVGL
- a CDS encoding glutamate/aspartate ABC transporter substrate-binding protein, which encodes MRIVPHLLGAAMAAALISTPVFAAELTGTLKKIKESGVITLGHRDASIPFSYIADASGKPVGYSHDIQMKVVEALKKDLDLPNLQIKYNLVTSQTRIPLVQNGTVDLECGSTTNNVERQQQVDFSVGIFEIGTKLLSKKDSKYKDFDDLKGKNVVTTAGTTSERILKAMNADKQMGMNVISAKDHGESFQMLESGRAVAFMMDDALLAGEAAKAKKADDWAVTGTPQSYEIYGCMMRKGDEPFKKAVDDAIKATYASGEINKIYEKWFMQPIPPKGLNLNFPMSDELKALIAKPTDKAADDKKS
- a CDS encoding GlpM family protein — encoded protein: MFKAALGAAVVVILAMLAKTRNYYIAGLVPLFPTFALIAHYIVGKGRSVDDLKTTIVFGMWSIIPYFVYLVTLYVMVDRMRLEASLAVAAVAWLMAATVLVSVWVRVHG
- a CDS encoding MBL fold metallo-hydrolase, translated to MTAFTPLKRLLLATASLAFAAHTWAADLTLDVYNPGAAAIFPVTSVLVSGEREAILVDAQFGKSQAVQVVEKIRASGKQLTTIYISHGDPDYYFGLETLVAAFPEAKVLASAPTVEHITQTMDGKLKYWGPILKTDAPAKAIVPQVLKGDSLTLEGQRLQVVGLDGPQPDRSFVWIPSIKAVVGGVVVAENIHVWMADTQTPQSHKDWLATLANIEKLQPGTVIPGHYLGDSARSLAPVRFTADYIRAFDEETAKAKDSAALIRAMKLRYPDLGEDSSLELSAKVAKGEMRW
- a CDS encoding sensor histidine kinase — its product is MKCDPTLYRAAPPSLAVKPRLIRHLFLPPLVIALMIGLGYLGFWISEHYGVRGLAENGERQLELHARAVESEISKYTYLPSLLELESSVSQLLDDPTPEHRKIVNEYLEGLNRRSRSRAIYVMDTTGRVMATSNWRDVDSYLGEDLSFRAYFQNAVRGQPGRFYGIGSTNGEPGYYLAHGLEQQGKIIGVAVVKVRLEALEERWQRARLEAFVSDENGIIILSSDPARRLKSVRPLSDDTKERLARSLQYYWFPLNELVPLARERLAEGMEKLTFPANSELVSDERAISYLSQTRPLSDTPWNFTLLTPLEDLRRQAINQGILVAVAFALVAFLLIAWNERRKVIATRLAAREALQQANNQLERRITERTTDLRASNERLKGQIRERRQAEETLRRAQDELVQAGKLAAIGQMSTSIAHELNQPLAALRTLSGNTVRFLERGQLDIASANLKTINDLIDRMGRITASLRSFARRGDDQGQASLGNGVEAALQLLGARLESLNIQIHSSFDDVQVQIDQTRLEQILVNLIGNALDAMQTQPEPQLWLEGQAGDGKYRLRVRDNGHGIDPEARKHLFEPFFTTKPGEQGLGLGLTLSASLAAATGGYLGVEHPVEGSGTTFVLSLPLVSLLPAEPL
- a CDS encoding NAD(P)-dependent oxidoreductase, giving the protein MSKIAIIGATGRAGSQLLEEALRRGHSVTAIARNTAKIGERAGVVSKQLDVLDSEALTAAVTDHDVVISATHFATVPADKVIAPLKAAGVKRLLVVGGAGSLLLPDNSRVIDSDGFPEEYLAEASAGALFLDVLCQEQDLDWTFLSPSAEFVETERTEQFRLGKDHLLFDAAGRSWISFADYAIAMIDEVETPQFSRTRFTVGY
- a CDS encoding amino acid ABC transporter permease → MNYNWDWGVFFKSTGVGSETYLDWYVSGLGWTIAIAIVAWIIALLLGSILGVMRTVPNRLVSGIATCYVELFRNVPLLVQLFIWYFLVPDLLPADMQEWYKQDLNPTTSAYLSVVVCLGLFTAARVCEQVRTGIQALPRGQESAARAMGFKLPQIYWNVLLPQAYRIIIPPLTSEFLNVFKNSSVASLIGLMELLAQTKQTAEFSANLFEAFTLATLIYFTLNMSLMLLMRMVEKKVAVPGLISVGGK
- a CDS encoding amino acid ABC transporter permease yields the protein MEFDFTGIIPAIPGLWNGMVMTLKLMALGVVGGIILGTILALMRLSHNKLVSNIAGAYVNYFRSIPLLLVITWFYLAVPFVLRWITGEDTPIGAFGSCIVAFMMFEAAYFCEIVRAGVQSIPKGQMGAAQALGMNYGQTMRLIILPQAFRKMTPLLLQQSIILFQDTSLVYTVGLVDFLNASRASGDIIGRSNEFLIIAGLVYFTVSFAASQLVKRLQKRFAV
- a CDS encoding amino acid ABC transporter ATP-binding protein encodes the protein MISIKNINKWYGDFQVLTNCSTEVSKGEVVVVCGPSGSGKSTLIKCVNALEPFQKGDIVVDGTSIADPKTNLPKLRSRVGMVFQHFELFPHLTITENLTIAQIKVLGRSKEEATKKGLQLLERVGLSAHAHKHPGQLSGGQQQRVAIARALAMDPVVMLFDEPTSALDPEMVNEVLDVMVQLAHEGMTMMCVTHEMGFARKVANRVIFMDQGQIIEDCKKEEFFGDISARSERAQHFLEKILQH